TCGGCCCGAGGACGCGCGTGCGCAGGTGGGCCCGGGGGAGGAAGAGCCCCGCGTGGCTGCGCACCGGTCCTCCGTGGACTACGCGGGCCCGGATCCCCCTTCGATCGGCCCGGGTGACCCTCAGCTCCACCCCGCCGTCGCCGAGAAGAATCGGGTCACCGACGCGGGCCGAGCGGGTCCATCCCGGTACGTGCGCACCCACACGATGCGCATCGCCCGGTCGGTCCGACTCATCGAGCGTCCAGAATGCGCCCTCGACCAGTCGCACCGGCTCCGAAGCGAGCGCGCCGATGCGCATCTTGGGACCCTGAACGTCCCCGACGATCGGGAGCTCGCGACCGAGATGTTCCCGAACCGAACGCATTCGAGCAAGCCATGAGCTGTGTTCGGCGTCGGTCCCGTGCGAAAAGTTGAGACGAAAGGAGTCCGCGCCGGCCCGCACGAGCCCCGCGAGCTGGGCTGTGGAGCACGAGGCCGGTCCAATCGTGACCAAGATCTTCGTCCGCCGCACGGCCGGGAGTAGGCCGGAGGAGTACAAAGGTCGCGGGTCGCCGGCACGTACGGCGGTTTGGGACGGCGCTCGCGCCGCATCAGCTTATTATCGCACGCCATCGCTGGGCCGGTCGCAGCCCCGTGGTGTAGTGGCCAAGCATGCTGGCCTTTGGAGCCGGCGACGGCGGTTCGAATCCGCCCGGGGCTACTTACAGTTACAGCGTTAAGGGATACATATATAGGGGAGACGCCCTGACCCTACCTGGGAACCCGTCATGCCAAAGTGGCCCTCCAAGAGCGCTCGGCAAAAGCGCGATCGCCTGCTCAGCGAGCCCGAGGTCGTGCGATGGCGGAGGCGGCTTGAGAAATCGAGTCCATCAACCTCGGACGTTTGGCCCCGCCGCCTCGGTACGTTCTGCCTCCGCGTCGGGTCGTCACCTAGCGAGCTGCTTGGCCTCGGGCCGAAACGGATCGTGGACCTGTTGGACAGCTTCGAGGAGGACGAACGACGGCGCGGACGCAAGGGGAGTTACGTCGCCTACACGGTGAAAGTCGTCCGTTCTTGGCTCCGGTTCGGCGGGGTCGAGCTGCCGCGAGGAGCGGTTAAGGTCCGCGACGCGGACCGCGTGTTTGAGGAGACCGCTCTATCTCCCGACCGGCTCCGGGCCGTCCTCAATGCAGCGTCCGCCCGAGAGAAGGTCGCCGTCTCCCTGATGGTAATGAGCGGAGTCCGGCCGATGGTCCTCGGGAATTACCTCGGGCTTGATGGTCTGCAGGTCCGGGACCTTCCCGACGTGCGAATCGAAAAGCGAGAGGTACGGTTTGACAAGCTGCCCCTCCGAATCGTCGTGCGGCGGGACTTGTCAAAGGGGGGCCACTCTTACGCGACGTTCATCGGATCGGAGGGGGCAGGCTATCTGAAAACCTACCTTGAGACCCGGCTTCGCGGCGGAGAGAAAGTCGGCCCCGAGTCTCCTATCATCGTACCGGAGCGGGCAAAGCGGACGTTCATTCGAACCATGAATATCGGCGACCTAGTTCGACACGCGATCCGAGCCGCGCAGCTAGAAGACCGGCCGTACGTCTTGCGGACTACCTTCGCCACCCGCCTCCTCACCTGCGAGAGTCAGGGGCTAGTCTCCCACGCTCACGCTCAATTTTGGATGGGCCACCGGGGAGACATGACCGCTCGATACAACCTCAACCGGGGCCAGCTCACGGAGGAGACGGTAGAGGAGATGCGGGAGGCGTACAAGC
Above is a genomic segment from Thermoplasmata archaeon containing:
- a CDS encoding site-specific integrase, producing the protein MDLLDSFEEDERRRGRKGSYVAYTVKVVRSWLRFGGVELPRGAVKVRDADRVFEETALSPDRLRAVLNAASAREKVAVSLMVMSGVRPMVLGNYLGLDGLQVRDLPDVRIEKREVRFDKLPLRIVVRRDLSKGGHSYATFIGSEGAGYLKTYLETRLRGGEKVGPESPIIVPERAKRTFIRTMNIGDLVRHAIRAAQLEDRPYVLRTTFATRLLTCESQGLVSHAHAQFWMGHRGDMTARYNLNRGQLTEETVEEMREAYK